The Filimonas lacunae genomic sequence GATTGGAGCCATGCACAACAAATGAGAACACACAACCTGTAACAACAACATTCTTTAGCAACTACAGCTACACATGTCCCCCGTCTTGTAGATCTGCTGAGTTAGCAAGTAACAAAACAACTTTATTACTATGTTTAACAATGCATTCAAACGCATGCCATTAAAAAAACGAAACCTTTTTCAAAAACTTTTTCACAGACCATCGCCCGACATTGCTGTAATAGAAATCAACAATTTGCTGGCAACCCTTTCTATCGAAAACATTTCTATATCGGAAATAGCCGCTATTGAAAAAAAGAATAAAGCGTACGCCAAAAAAGATTTCAGAGCACATGTAGCTGCGTTCTATGCCACCTACCTGCAGCATTGCTTAAAAAATCTGTATGTATCTGACACGGAGATTAAACGGTTGAAAATGCTGAAAAAGCTTTTATCATTAGACATGCCTACCATTTTGCAACAACATGCCAAAGTGGGCGATGAGCTGTATCACAAACCCTTTAAGGAAGCGATATCAGACAGTAGCCTTACCCGCTCGGAAACGAGCTTTTTGTTTAAGCTGGAAAAAACATTCCATTAACCCAATATAGTTGCCGCGTGAAGTATCGCTTCCGCGGCAACTACTTTCACAACACCAGATATGAAATGCCCGAAGCCACAACGTTTGTAAACAGCATACACATAACACCCCAAAACTATTAAAACACAGCTACGTAATAAGCCCATGCTATCAACACCAGTTGCATAGGTACTCTAAACCACAAGTAGGATAAACCCGGCCCATCCAAACTGCCCGTCTGGTAATTAATATGATGAATGGCGGCATATATATTAGCAGGCAGCAACAATATAAAAAACACGATCAAAAACCATCCTGTAAAAGCAGTAAAAGCGGGTAATAGCAATAGCAACCCGGCACCTGTTTCTAATATTCCGGTGATATATACCAATGCCACCTTAAAAGGCACTGCTGGCGGCAACATCATGGCCATGCCTTTGGTATAGGCAAAATGCCCTATCGCAGTAAAAACTAACATCATACTTAACCCAATGCGTGCCGCCAGCTGCCATTGCCACGCACCTGTAACCCAACGCGTAATCATTAACGCCAGCAGGGTACCTGTCAGTAATACAATAAATGGTTTCATAGCTGTGTATTTATCACAAATTTCGGCACACACCTGCTTTCAAAAAATGAACCCGGGTTAAGAAATACGTTTGCGAATGCGGCTAAGCGCCTGCGGCGTGATGCCTATATAAGACGCCAGGTATTTAAGTGGTATGTGGGCTATTAAATGCGGCTGTTCTGTAAGCAAATAATGGTATAACTGCTCAGGTGTTTGTGTTAGCAGTAATAATTCCCGGCGCGATTTCTTTAAGAAAAGATCTTCTGCCGCCAAACGCCCGATGGTATTACCTACTGTAGTAGATTGGTAAATAGCCTGTAAATCGGCATAGGTAAGACTCCATAATACCGTATCAGTAATTGCCTGCACATGATAAGTGCAGGGTAATTGCGTTAAAAAAGAATCGTAAGCACTAACAAAGCTGTTTTCAAAAGCAAAGCTGAAAGTAAGATCGTTTTCTTCTCCGGGTATATAAAACCGAATAATGCCTTTTTCTATAAAAGACAGGTGTTGTTCGGTTTTACCGGTAGGCAGTAACACCGTTTTGCGTGTAAATACCCTTTGCACAAGGCGGGATGAAAACTCCTTCCAGTCTGCCTCACTGCACGGGGCCAGCTTTTCCAGGTAATGGCGAATGTGATTCATTACAGTAAGATCGGGCAAAAATGGTAACTCAACAAAGGTGGCAGGCCTTAACCTGCCACCTTTGTTAGTACTTTGCTGCTTACTTAGGTAAATCGTAGTTGATATTCCACCGCATACCAAACTTATCGATGAACATGCCAAAATAAGCGCCCCAGAATGTTTTTTCCAATGGCATTTGTATGGTACCACCTGCCGACAAACCGTTAAACAAACGTTCTGTTTCTTCTTCACTTTCAGTAAACAGGCTTAATGTAAAGTTGTTACCTGCTTCCAGCTTCTGCCCCATCGATTCCAGGGCATCTGTAGCCATCAACACATTGCTTTTACCAATTGGTAAAGCAATATGCATAATTTTTTCACCATCAGCTTTAGACATATCACTGCAACCTGGTGCATCTGCCGGCGCATCTTTAAAACGTTGTAATGCAAGAAATTCACCTCCAAAAACAGACTTGTAAAAATTAAAAGCTTCTTCTGTATTACCCGGAAAATTCAGGTAGGGATTAATTGTTGCCATATGTGTTGATTTTGTATTTTAGAAGAGATAACAAACCTAATTATAACAAAGGAGTAAGGGTTGGGTAAAAACGCCAATATGCAGGGCTATTTCAGACAACCTTTGAAAACGAACAAACAGTGTTGCAAAAACGGACAGTTGCCCCAGGCTAAATCAATACAACCTGTTGTAAACCAACAGTAATACCCTTTGGCATATTTTTCAGGACATAACCACTGTTTTTAAAAACACAGCACCTTATGTTTAGAAATTACCTATTAATAGCCTGGCGCAACCTGGCCAAAAGCAAAGCGGCCTCGTTCATTAATATAGCTGGTTTGGCTGCGGGTTTAGCCGTGGCTGTTTTAATCAGTTTATGGATATGGGACGAACTTTCTTTTAACCATTACCATCAACAGCACGATAAAATTGTGCAGGTAATGCAAACTCAAACCTTTGCAGGCAAAACGCTTACCGGAGAAGCTATTCCTATTCCATTGGATGCAGAACTTCGTAAAAGTTATGGCAGCGATTTTAAATACCTTGTCCTTTCTTCCTGGAACAATCACCATGTACTCAGTAATGGCAATAACACCATATCCCAAACAGGTAACTATATGGATGTAGATGCCCCGGCATTGCTTGGGCTGCATATGCTGGCAGGTAGCTCAAACGACCTGCGCGATCCCAGCGCGGTGTTTCTGTCGCAAGCTACGGCCAAAGCACTCTTTGGCAATACATCCGCTTTAGGTAAAACCCTGAAGCTCGATAATCAGGATGTATTAAAAGTAACAGGCGTGTATGAAGATTTACCCTACAACACAACCTTCCGCAACCTGCAATTCATTGCTACCTGGCAACTGTATGCTGCCGACCCCTGGGTTAAACGTTGTTACACCGATTGGGGCAACAATTCTTTCCAGCTATTTGCACAGCTACAGAACAATATCAATTACCAGCAATCTGCACAACATGTAAAAGACGCTAAGTTAAAAGTGGTGGACAAGGATATGGCCAGCTTTAAACCGGTGATATTGCTACACCCCATGAATCGCTGGCATTTATATGGAGAATTTAAAAACGGAGTAAACATCGGTGGCCGCATACAGTTTGTATGGCTGTTTGGCGGCATTGGTCTTTTTGTATTATTACTGGCCTGCATCAACTTTATGAACCTGAGCACCGCACGCAGCGAAAAAAGGTGTAAGGAGATAGGCATTCGCAAAGCCGTTGGCTCCTTACGATCGCAATTGATTATCCAGTTCTTTTGTGAATCGATGTTAACGGTGTTTCTTGCATTATCCGTTTCAATATTATTGGTGTGGTTAGCTTTACCTGCTTTTAACAGGGTTGCCGATAAACAAATACAACTACCCTGGCTCAATGGCTGGTGCTGGCTTACACTGGCGGTTATGGGTATGATCACCGGATTTATTGCCGGCAGCTATCCAGCTCTATATCTTTCCTCTTTTCAACCCGTAAAAGTTTTAAAAGGCACATACAAAACAGGCTGGAAAGCAGCACTGCCCCGTCAGGTGCTGGTAGTGTTGCAGTTTACGGTTTCTGTGATATTAATAACAGGTACTGTAGTCGTTTTTAAGCAGATAGAATTTGCCAAAAGCCGGCCTACCGGCTACAATAATGCCAACCTGATTTCTATAGAAGCCGAAACACGTGAATTAACCACCCATTTCCTGACTATACGCAACGAGTTACTGAAAACCGGGGCAGTAACAGCAGTAGCTACTTCCGGAAGTCCTGTTACAGGGCTACACAGCAACAGCAGCAGCCTTGAATGGGAAGGCAAAGCACCCGGTATGACCAGCGATATAGGCACTATTAATGTGTCGCACGAATTTGGTAAAACAGTAGGCTGGCAAATCAAAGAAGGCCGTGATTTTTCTTCACAGTTTAGCAGTGATTCTATGTCTGTTATCATCAACGAAGCAGCCGTAGAATATATGGGATTGAAAAATCCTGTAGGCAGCATTTTACGCTGGGGCAAACAAAAAATACAGGTAATAGGCGTAGTAAAAAACCTGCTGATGCAATCTCCTTATTCGCCTGTTAAACAAACTATTTTTTATATAGATGATCGTGATGTGGCCTATTTAAACCTTCGGCTCAACGCAGCATTGCCGGTAAAAGAAGCGTTGACACGCACCGAAGCCGTGTTTAAACAGTTTATTCCCAGCACACCTTTCCGTTACCAGTTTGTGGACGAAGACTTTGCAGCGAAGTTTAACAGCGAAGAACGTATAGGAAAACTTGCCGGCTTTTTTGCCATACTGGCAATATTCATCAGTAGCCTGGGCTTATTTGGTATGGCCGCTTTTGTTACCGAGCAACGTACTAAAGAAATAGGGATTCGCAAAACATTAGGAGCATCAGTTATCAACTTATGGCAGCTGTTATCCAAAGACTTTATGTTATTAGTGTTAATAGCCTTTTTCATCGCTGTTCCCATTGCCTACACCGGCATGCAGCAATGGTTAAGTAATTATGAGTATCGCACCAACATCCCTTGGTGGATATTTTTACTGGCAGGCATCTGCGCTATGGTTACCAGTTTGTTAACGGTAAGTTACCAGAGTATTAAAGCAGCACTTGCCAACCCGGTAAAAAGCCTGAAATCGGAATAATCAGATAAACGCTGTTACAAAGCAGAATAAAGCGTAAAAAAGCAGAGAAGGTTTTTGCTTTTTTACGCTTTATTTTTTATAAATTATACTATAATAAGTAACCATATGAATGAAACCGATCTGCACCACACCAACCCACGCGATTACAGCACTATAAGCCCCTCTGCGAGGGCTTTGTTGTTAATGAAAGGACATACAGATGTTCCCTTTGCCAGGGAAGCCGCTTCCCTGTTATTATATCCCAACAGGTTTGAGCCGGATTATGCCAATCCTGATTTCAAGTTTTGGGCAAGAGTGCTGCACTTTGAAAAAAGGTATAAAAATATTAATCAGTTATTATGGGAAACCTCCGTTCATAACATACTGGAAATATGCTCCGGCTTTTCGTTCCGTGGCCTGGAAGCATTACAAAAGCCCGGCATTCATTATATAGATACCGACCTGCCTGGTATCATTACACTAAAAAAATCACTGATACCCGCCTTACAAACTACTTCACCTGCCCCTGGCAGCCGTTTAGAAATTGTATCAATGAATGCTTTAGACCAGCAGCAGGTACAATATACCAGCTCCCATTTTCACACCGGCCCTGTTAACTTTGTAAATGAAGGATTGTTAATGTATCTGGACAATCACGAAAAAGAACACCTTTGCCAGATTATACGCAGCATATTGCAAAAACGCGGCGGTTACTGGATCACCGGTGATATTTATATTAAGAACAAACACGAGCGTGTAAGCAAACAACTGGATGATCAATTGAACAACTTTTTTGAAGAACACCGCATTACCGAAAAAATGTTTGACAGCTTTGAAGAAGCAGAACTCTTTTTTAACAAGGTAGGTTTTGAAATTGACAAAGAAGCACGTACAGATATTTCACAATTAAGCAGCATGCCCTGGTTACAACAACATGCTACAGAAGCACAATTATTAAAACTACAGAAAGCAGGAAGACTGCAAACCACGTGGCGCTTAAAACCTATCCCTTAAACTTAACATAGGATAAGAAAAAAAGAGAGCAGCATTACCGCTGCCCTCTCTATACATGATACCATAACCCCTTACCTAACGAGGTTGATATCACCTTTTCTAACAACCTCTTCCCCTGTTGTTAAAACTAGTTTTACTGCATAAATATATACCCCTACAGGTTGCTGCTTTCCATTGAAGGTGCCGTCCCAGGCCTTGTTTACATCGGAAGTAGTAAACACCAGTTCGCCCCACTGATTAAATATTTTCAGTTGTATAGTGGCTATTCCATTACCATACACTTTAAACTCATCGTTCTTACCATCGCCGTTAGGCGTAAAGGCATTGGGCACATACACCTCTTTAGCCAGCAATTTGGCACTAGCCAGGCCAGGCGCACTGTTCTGACATTCCTGCTGACCCAACGCAATAACAGAGATAGAAACCGTAGCCTGCTGCGACCCGGTAACTTTTACCGTATGCGTGGTAGCATTGGCTCCCGATCCGGAGCTGGGCGTTTGATACGCACCACCATCTACCGACACTTCATAACCAATAGCGCCAGACACTAAGCCCCAGGTAAAAGTAACCTCATCAATACCAATAGAAGTAGCGGTTACCACAGGTTTGGCAATAGCAGTTAAAGCAGTAGCCGTCACTGCTGTACGGGTGCTCACACATGAGCTGTTGGTGCTGGCCGATACATAATAAGTGGTAGCACCGCTGCTGTAAGGAAAAGTATAACTGGTACCCGTGCCTAAAGAAGTGCCGCCGGTAGCCGCATCAAACCATTCATACACAATTCCGCTTTGTGCATTGTCTACAGTTAATGTTGCCGAACTGCCCGGACATACATTGATATCATCCACCACCGGCGGCGAAGGCGGGTTTACAAAAATTACTTTGGCCTGAGTTACCTCACTGGCACAATTGGCACTGCTTACTGCTACTACATAAAAAGCCGAATCTGACGAAACTGTTCCGGACGTAAAACTGGTACCCGTGCCTATAACCGTTCCACCGGCAGCACTGCTGAACCAATTATAAGTAAGTGCACTATTAGGATCTGTGACCGTTATAGTAGCAGTAGAAGCACCGCACAACTTGGCCGTATCTGTTTTAGGAGAAGGAACCTTCGGTAATATAATTACTTTCACTGGTGTACGTTCACCCACACATCCAATATTATTGATGCCCCCAACATAAAAAGTAGAATCGCTGGTTACCGTTCCCGTAGTAAAGGTGCCGGTAGCAGAGGTAGCCAATGTGGCTCCCGCCAGTGTAGACCAACCATAGGTAAAGTCGGAAGAAGTATTGGATACCGTTAATGTAGCCGGCCCTACCGCGCATAAAGAAACATCAGCAGCAACAGGTTTGGTAGGTACCGGTGATTTTAAACCACCCACAGCAAATATATAAGTACGAAAGCTACCGCTTCCTGCAATAGTAGAAGAATTATTTTTAAAGCTTATAGATACCAGTTTTTTAAAACAGGGAAGCAAATAATCTTTAAAATACATACGCGGGTTGGTAGAACTGCCATCCCAATCACCGGCAGCAAACGGGCCATTTTGTCTTTTCACACGCCCATAACCCGCTATAGCCACGTTAGTAGTAATATTAAACCAGTCAGAAAAAACCTGGCTGGTAAACTGAGTAGTAGTTCCATCATCAAAGTTAAAAGTAACGGTAAGCGTACTGTTTCCCTCAGTAGAAGTGGCCAGTAATGTAATTCTACCATAAATATCCGGAGTGGTTAATGCCAGCGTACCACTTTCCTGAGTAAGCAGGCTTAAGGTATTATTACCTGTATAACCAGCCAGTTGCCAGGTTCTGGTACCATTGGCAATTAAACCGTCGTTAGGAATACCAAACCAGGTGGGCCCACCATTGGCAGCAGCAAATTGCTTGGTACAAATAACATTATTGGATATAGAAATAGCATCCATTTCTTTGGTAGTAGTAGTAAGACTGCTACTACCTGTACCTTCCGCAATAACATCATGATTAAAGCCTGTGACAGCAATAGGCGAAAAAGTTTGCCCCGAGGCATACGCCGACAATAATAAAAAGAGTAATCCCGATAAGCAGTTTTTCATAAATGACCTGTATAGTTTAAAATATTTCCTGAATCAATATGATAAACTGAAAGTATACAAGCCTGCTTACCCTTCCCATTTTACTCAGGGGACAAAAAAGGGACAACGCATTTGTCCAATTTTTGTCCCTTGAAATACAATCGTTATCTCTTACCTGATTCTATTTTTATAAGTAGCGGACCGCTGATCACATACATCCATTATTAACTGCAAAATCAAGACTGTGTTACAACCCCGACTTACTTTATTAGTTCTATTATTAGTTACGTTGTGTAAAACCTATGCAGCACCAGGGGACACTACCTGGATACAAGCTCACAATAACACACAACTGGATTATTACAACGACTTTGATGTGAATGTTATTTTCCCGAATGGCAATACCAGTTACCGGAAAATAATTATGGAGTTTACGCTGGGCAAGTATCAGTGTGGCACTACTGAACAATATTGCGGCGATTGGGATTATACCGTACAAAATTATCTGATGACCCCAACAGATACTTTTGAGCTATCACGTTTAATTACACCTTATGCCAATGCCAGCTATCCACGCACGCCCTGGAGCTGGAAGCAGCGCTATTATTTTGACGTTACCGATTTTTACCCCGTTTTAAAAAACAATGCGGCCATCCGTTTAAGTTATCACAACTATTCCGGAGGTTTTACGGGCAGTATTCGCTTTGCGTTTATCGAAGGCACACCGCCACGCAACGTAACTGGCATTAAACGCTTATGGAGCGGTGCTTTTGCTTATGGTAAAGCAGGCGATCCGATAGAAAATCATTTCGCTGCACAAAACGTAACCGTACCGGCAGGCACCCAACAGGCTGCTATTAAATTTACAGTAACCGGTCATGGCAGCGATGAAAACTACTGTTCAGAATTCTGTAGTAAATATTATGATGTATATGCCGCCAATAATTTACTGGCACGCAAGTATATTTGGAAAGACAACTGTGGCAGCAACGATTTGTATCCACAGTCGGGCACCTGGGTATATAACAGAGCCAACTGGTGTCCGGGCGAACTCATATACCCTAACATACACCCTATTACAGTGGCAACACCTGGCAGCATTCTTCCCATAGATATTAACTTTCAATCGTATTCAGGCAACGGAGGCGCTTCTTATATAACCGAAACAGGTTTGTTTTTTTATGGCGCTTATAATTATACTACAGATGCTTCCTTAGAACGCGTGGTGGCTCCTTCTGATTATGAAGGCGATTTCAGAGCCAATCCCATCTGTAGCAATCCTGTAGTAGTGATCCGAAACAACGGCTCAGCAACCATCAACAGCATTATCATTGAATATGGTGTAGAAAATTATCCACTAACAACGGATACTATCAGCAACTTAACACTGACTTCACTACAAGACACCACGCTTACTTTACAAACATTACAAGCGCTGCAAACAATTGCCGGTGGCAACACCAGCAAATTTGTAGCACATATTATTAAAGTGAACGGAGCTACTGATGGCTATGCTATTAACAATACGATACAAAGCGCGTTTGTAACTACACCTGATTGGCCGGAGCAATTTAAAGTAGTATTAAAAACTAACAGCAAAGCAACAGAAACGAATTGGCGTATAGAGAATTCGTTTGGAACAGTGATAGCAGCACGTTCACCTGTTGCCGCTAATACTACCTACACCGACGAGATTAAAAACCTGGCCGATGGCTGTTATAAACTGGTAGTAACAGATAATGGTTGTGACGGCTTATACTGGTGGGCCAATACCAGCGCAGGCAAAGGCTACTTATATGCAGCCAACAGTGCAGGTAGCTATCTGCCATTAACTAACGGATTGCCGGCATACCCTGCAACACTTGCCGCCGATTTTGGATGTGGCTATACGCAATATTTCAGAGTAGCATCTACACTACCGGCTTCTCTGCTATGGCTTACAGGAGAAAATGAAGGCAGCACAAATCAACTACACTGGGAAACCAGCACAGAAACCAACACAAGCAATTTTGAATTACAATTTTCTACTCACGACACCGGCTTTGTTACAGTTGCAACCATACCGGCAAAAGGTAACAGCAGCGTAACAAATACTTACACTGCCACACACCAGCCTGCCATAAATGCTTCCATCTATTATTACAGAGTAAAACTGCTGTATAAAGATGGTAATTATAAATATAGTAACATAGTACCACTTATCCCGGTAATAAATTCCGGCGATGCACAAATTACCGATGTAAAACCCAATCCTTTCACCAACATTATCCAGTTTGGCATTACTACATCACAAACCGCATCTGCTAACATACAGTTGTTCGATATCAGCGGCCGTTTACTTTACCGCAATCAGCAAACTTTTCAACCAGGCTACACACCCGTTAGCATAGATAATGTAAGCAGGCTGGCATCGGGCATGTATTTATTAGTGGTGAATATTGGTAATCAAAAGATAACCAGGAAGCTTATTAAATAATGTCACCATATTGTCCCCCCTGAAACAAGGCCATACACAATAGATGATGCAACTTGTAAGCACTACGAAAAACAAATAACACATATACCAGAACTTTTATGAGAAAAATTTCAGCAGTTACGGCAGCGCTGTTGCTTTGGGTAGCCAACCAGGAGGTAAAAGCACAGGTAGATCCCCATTTCACCCAATATTATATATACCCCGGTTGGTTAAATCCGGGGTTAACGGGTGCATTTGATGGCGACTATCGCATTACAGGTATTTACCGCAACCAATGGTCGGGCATTAGCAATGCATTTTCTACACCAGGCATTTCGGCAGATGTGAACACAGGCAAAAATCTAAGCCTGGGCATGAACGTTATGAACCAGACAGCGGGTAGTGGTGGCTACAACTACCTGAACGGTTATTTATCGGTAGCCTATAACGGAATCCGGTTTGGACAAAATGGGGAGCAGATTATTTCCATAGGTTTATCAGGCGGTGTTATCAACCGTAAATTCAACCCTGCCAAATTTAACTATGGCAGCCAATGGAATGGTACTGGCTACGACCCAACCTTGCCCGGCAACGAAACGCTTACCAAAACATCAGCCATGGCGGCAGATATGGGTGCCGGAGTAGTGTATTACGATAGTGCACCCGATAAAAAGGTGAATTTCTTTGGCGGCTTCTCTGCCTTTCACCTGAACCAGCCACAAGATCCGTTTTTAGGAGAAGGTTTTAAAACCAAACTCCCCATTCGTTACACCATACATGGTGGCGCCAAAATTTTCCTGTCCGAAACACTCACTGCTGTACCTAACCTGTTGTATATGAAACAAGGTAATGCAGAGGAAAAAATGGCAGGCGGGTACCTGCAGATTATGGTAAATGATGTTACCGATTTACTGGTAGGCGCCAACTACCGGTTTAAAGATGCCGCAGCGCCTTACGTAGGCGTGTTTTACAATGGCTTTACCTTATCGGCCAGTTACGATGTAAACACCTCCGACCTGGGCAGCATAGCAGGCACCACCAAAGCAGGCAATTTTGAAGTTGCCCTATCCTTCATCGCACCTAAAAACAAAAAACTGAGCCGGGCTTACTTCACCTGTCCGCGCCTGTAAACCTTTACCTGACACCCAACGAAGTATACAATGATAAAACGATACCATATTACAGCTTTATTGCTTCCCGGCATGATGGCATTGCCTTTTATAAGCCTGGGACAGTATAAAGAAGACTATGCGCGCACAGCAGCGCTTTTTTATGCCGGCCACGACTACTATTCTTCTGCTAAATATTACGAGCTGTTCCTGGATAGCAGCGGCAAAACCAAAAGCGCCCGGCAAAATCCTTATGTGATTCAAAAGCAAGGCGATAAATCTAACGAAGAAGAAACCTATAGCAAAAACAAATTACAGGCAGTATATCAACTGGCAGAAAGCTACCGTCAGCTGAACGATTATGAGCACGCCGAAAAGTGGTATGCAAAAACAGCAGTTAATAACAGTAACAATAACTATCCACTGGCTTTGTACTGGTATGGCATAATCCTGCGCGCCAATGGTAAGTATACCGAAGCGGAAAAAGCATTGACACAGTTTTCAAAAACGTATGGTCAAACAGACGCTTATTCACAAAGCGCACGTAAAGAATTAGCTAACCTTTCTTTTATCAAAGCACAGCTGGCAAAAAAAGACAGCATCACTTACGCTATACAAAAACTCAACAGCACAGTGAATCCGAAGGGATTTGCCAACTACGCCCCGGCAGTAAGTGGCAACACAGTGTATTTTACCAGCACACGACGCGACACTGCCGGCAAGGGAAAAGATGCCCCGTATTTCAACAACCTGTACAAGTTTAGCAAAGACAGCAGCGGTACCGAAAAAGCTGGAATTCCAGAGCAAGACAGCTGGGAGCAGGGTGTGGCTTCCATTACTCCCGATGGTAAAAAAATGTACCTTACCCGCTGGCAAAAAAATGCTGAGAACAAAAACATCTCTTCTCTATTCACCAGCGAGTTAACTGCAAATGGCAGCTGGAGTGAACCTAAGGCCGACAGCCTGTTAAATATAGAAGGCTATAACACACAGCAACCTTGTATTACACCGGATGGTAAATACCTGCTATTTGCATCGGACCGGCCCGGTGGCGCTGGTGGCTTTGATATCTGGTACACTCCACTTACCGGCCACAAAAAGGCTAACAATGCAGGTCGGCAAATCAACACCACTGGTAATGAGCAGGCTCCTTTTTATCATCAGCCATCTGCTTCGCTGGTTTTTGCATCAGACAGCAGAACGGGCATGGGAGGTTACGATCTGTATATCACTAATGGCAATATCACTTCCGGTAAATGGACGGCTCCTGAAAACATGGGTTATCCGGTAAACTCCATTAAGGATGATATTTATTTTGCCAGTGCAGGAAGCGATACACTGTTAAAAGAAGCGTGGCTAAGCTCTGACCGTTCTTCTACCTGCTGCCTGGAGCTGTATGCCATTAACACCGTACCACCGCCACCACCACCTGCTGTAGTGGTAACAGTACCGCCCGTGGAAAAACCAGACACAGCTACTACCCCACCGGTTACCAGTGTAGTAGTGAACGACCCACCAGCCAAACCTGTAGAAATAAAAATATATTTCGAGTTTGATGAAAGCATATTAATTCCTGCCGCCTACACCTTGCTGGACTCGCTGGTAACTGTGCTGGCTAAAGCGCCTGCGCTCACCATTGAAATAGCAGGCTAT encodes the following:
- a CDS encoding DoxX family protein, translating into MKPFIVLLTGTLLALMITRWVTGAWQWQLAARIGLSMMLVFTAIGHFAYTKGMAMMLPPAVPFKVALVYITGILETGAGLLLLLPAFTAFTGWFLIVFFILLLPANIYAAIHHINYQTGSLDGPGLSYLWFRVPMQLVLIAWAYYVAVF
- a CDS encoding Crp/Fnr family transcriptional regulator; its protein translation is MNHIRHYLEKLAPCSEADWKEFSSRLVQRVFTRKTVLLPTGKTEQHLSFIEKGIIRFYIPGEENDLTFSFAFENSFVSAYDSFLTQLPCTYHVQAITDTVLWSLTYADLQAIYQSTTVGNTIGRLAAEDLFLKKSRRELLLLTQTPEQLYHYLLTEQPHLIAHIPLKYLASYIGITPQALSRIRKRIS
- a CDS encoding VOC family protein, which translates into the protein MATINPYLNFPGNTEEAFNFYKSVFGGEFLALQRFKDAPADAPGCSDMSKADGEKIMHIALPIGKSNVLMATDALESMGQKLEAGNNFTLSLFTESEEETERLFNGLSAGGTIQMPLEKTFWGAYFGMFIDKFGMRWNINYDLPK
- a CDS encoding ABC transporter permease, with amino-acid sequence MFRNYLLIAWRNLAKSKAASFINIAGLAAGLAVAVLISLWIWDELSFNHYHQQHDKIVQVMQTQTFAGKTLTGEAIPIPLDAELRKSYGSDFKYLVLSSWNNHHVLSNGNNTISQTGNYMDVDAPALLGLHMLAGSSNDLRDPSAVFLSQATAKALFGNTSALGKTLKLDNQDVLKVTGVYEDLPYNTTFRNLQFIATWQLYAADPWVKRCYTDWGNNSFQLFAQLQNNINYQQSAQHVKDAKLKVVDKDMASFKPVILLHPMNRWHLYGEFKNGVNIGGRIQFVWLFGGIGLFVLLLACINFMNLSTARSEKRCKEIGIRKAVGSLRSQLIIQFFCESMLTVFLALSVSILLVWLALPAFNRVADKQIQLPWLNGWCWLTLAVMGMITGFIAGSYPALYLSSFQPVKVLKGTYKTGWKAALPRQVLVVLQFTVSVILITGTVVVFKQIEFAKSRPTGYNNANLISIEAETRELTTHFLTIRNELLKTGAVTAVATSGSPVTGLHSNSSSLEWEGKAPGMTSDIGTINVSHEFGKTVGWQIKEGRDFSSQFSSDSMSVIINEAAVEYMGLKNPVGSILRWGKQKIQVIGVVKNLLMQSPYSPVKQTIFYIDDRDVAYLNLRLNAALPVKEALTRTEAVFKQFIPSTPFRYQFVDEDFAAKFNSEERIGKLAGFFAILAIFISSLGLFGMAAFVTEQRTKEIGIRKTLGASVINLWQLLSKDFMLLVLIAFFIAVPIAYTGMQQWLSNYEYRTNIPWWIFLLAGICAMVTSLLTVSYQSIKAALANPVKSLKSE
- a CDS encoding class I SAM-dependent methyltransferase, with product MNETDLHHTNPRDYSTISPSARALLLMKGHTDVPFAREAASLLLYPNRFEPDYANPDFKFWARVLHFEKRYKNINQLLWETSVHNILEICSGFSFRGLEALQKPGIHYIDTDLPGIITLKKSLIPALQTTSPAPGSRLEIVSMNALDQQQVQYTSSHFHTGPVNFVNEGLLMYLDNHEKEHLCQIIRSILQKRGGYWITGDIYIKNKHERVSKQLDDQLNNFFEEHRITEKMFDSFEEAELFFNKVGFEIDKEARTDISQLSSMPWLQQHATEAQLLKLQKAGRLQTTWRLKPIP
- a CDS encoding gliding motility-associated C-terminal domain-containing protein; this translates as MKNCLSGLLFLLLSAYASGQTFSPIAVTGFNHDVIAEGTGSSSLTTTTKEMDAISISNNVICTKQFAAANGGPTWFGIPNDGLIANGTRTWQLAGYTGNNTLSLLTQESGTLALTTPDIYGRITLLATSTEGNSTLTVTFNFDDGTTTQFTSQVFSDWFNITTNVAIAGYGRVKRQNGPFAAGDWDGSSTNPRMYFKDYLLPCFKKLVSISFKNNSSTIAGSGSFRTYIFAVGGLKSPVPTKPVAADVSLCAVGPATLTVSNTSSDFTYGWSTLAGATLATSATGTFTTGTVTSDSTFYVGGINNIGCVGERTPVKVIILPKVPSPKTDTAKLCGASTATITVTDPNSALTYNWFSSAAGGTVIGTGTSFTSGTVSSDSAFYVVAVSSANCASEVTQAKVIFVNPPSPPVVDDINVCPGSSATLTVDNAQSGIVYEWFDAATGGTSLGTGTSYTFPYSSGATTYYVSASTNSSCVSTRTAVTATALTAIAKPVVTATSIGIDEVTFTWGLVSGAIGYEVSVDGGAYQTPSSGSGANATTHTVKVTGSQQATVSISVIALGQQECQNSAPGLASAKLLAKEVYVPNAFTPNGDGKNDEFKVYGNGIATIQLKIFNQWGELVFTTSDVNKAWDGTFNGKQQPVGVYIYAVKLVLTTGEEVVRKGDINLVR